The following is a genomic window from Geoalkalibacter halelectricus.
CGGGCTGCTCGGCCTGGGTTTCCTGCAGGCTGTCTTTGGGCTGCAGGTCTCCATTTTGTTCTGTATTGTTTTGTTCGGGCTGGCCCTCGTCGTGGTCTTCGGGGTCGACGAAGGACGCGGCCGCAGGCGGGCGCAGGAACGCCGCGGGCTGCAATGAGTTGCTGGGGACTTGAGAACGGGATGGGGTATTTTGATATGGAGATTTTCGGATGACCGGTTTCAAGGATCATTTTTCCGCCGCCGCGAAAGAATATCGCGCCTTTCGGCCCACCTATCCGGCGGAGCTTTTCGCTTGGCTGGCGCGCATTGCTCCGGGCCGCGACGCGGCTCTGGACATGGGGTGTGGCAACGGCCAGGTCGCGGTGCTGCTGGCGACCCATTTCCGCAAGGTTTTCGCCGTCGATCCGAGCCGCGAGCAGATCCGCAATGCCATCGCGGCCGATAACGTCGAGTATCGGGTCGCGCCTGCCGAGGCGACGGGCCTGGCCGACGGCTGTGTTGATCTGGTGGCGGCGGGGCAAGCCCTGCACTGGTTCGACTTTGAGCGCTTCTATCCCGAGGTGCGGCGCCTGGTACGACCCACGGGAGGCATTTTCGCCGCCTTCACCTATGGTCTCATCCGCATGGGCGGGGCGGTCGATGCGGTCATCGAAGGATTCTACCATGAGGTGCTGGCCGATTACTGGCCACCGGAGCGGCGCCATGTGGACAGTGGTTATCAGTCTCTGCCCTTTCCTTTCCCGGAAATCGCGGCTCCTGCTTTTGAGCTGGTTGAAACCTGGGATTTGCCGCGCCTGGTGGGCTATTTGACCACCTGGTCGGCGGTCAAGGAATACCGGCAACGCACCGGCAGCGACCCCATACCGGAGGTGGAGGCGCAACTGCGGCAGGCCTGGGGCGCGCAACCGGCGCGCGAGGTATGCTGGCCGTTGGCGCTGCGGGTGGGGCGGGTGAATCAGGGCCTGAATCCGTAAGATCCGGCCGGGCCGGATCGCAAGTCATTGACCTGCCTAAGTACGGTGAGGCCCGGTGGCGAAGAGGGCTGCGTCATGTTCCGCGAGGTCAAAAAGGCGTGCCATGAGACTTTCCGTCAAAACCGCTGGCGCAGGGCCCTGGGCCATCAGGTGTCCTGCCTTGAGGGCAAGCAAGCGATCAAAGCGCAGCGTTGCCGCCATGTCGTGCAGGGACATCAACACCGTGACTCCGGAGGATTCGACGATTTCACGCAAAAGCCTGAGCAGTTCGGCCTGGTATTTGAGGTCCAGGCCCGCTAGGGGTTCGTCGAGAAGCAGGCAGCCTGCGCCCTGCACCAGGGTCATGGCAATGAAGGCGCGGCGCAGCTCACCACCGCTTAATTGGCCCAGTTGGGCCTGTCCTTTGCGCTCGAGGCCGACGATGCGCAGGGCTTCCTCGGGACTAAGGCGCGGTGCACTCATGCGGGGATAGTTTCCCATGCGCACCAGCTCGGCAACCCGAAAGGGCAGGTGGACATCAAGGCTTTGGGGAAGGTAGGCCAGGCGCCCGGCCCGCTCCCGGTCGGTGTGCTCGGCAAGGGGGCGGCCTCCGACCCGGACGGTTCCGGTCCATGGCTTAAGCAGGCCCGCGGCCAGCCGGAGAAGTGTTGATTTGCCCGCGCCGTTGGCACCGATGAGGCCGATCATCTCCCCTGGCGCAGCCTCAAAGGTGAGGTTCTCGATAAAGATTTTCCCGCCGAATCCGAAGCACACCTGCTCAAAGGCCAAGCGTGCTTGGGCCCGCCCGTCGTTGCTAAAGTCCATAGCCCTTTTTCCGCAGAATGATCAGAAAGCAGGGGGCCCCGATCAGGGCCGCAATGACTCCCGCCGGGATTTCCAGAGGGGCTGCGAGGGTTCGCCCCGCGCCGTCCGCCAGACACAGGAGCGCACCGCCGACCAGGGCCGCGGCAGGCACGCTGAAGCGGGCGTCGGAGCCGACCCAGTGGCGAACGGCATGAGGCACCAGCAGACCGATAAAGCCGACCGTGCCTCCCAGGGAAATGGCGGCGGCGGTCATCAGGGACGCGGCGATGAACAGCAGCAACCGCTCTGTGCCCGGCGAGAAGCCGAGCCCGTGGGCGATCTCGTCTCCCAGGGTCAGGGCATTGAGTCCTTTGGCGCGAATCAGGGCCAAAGTCAAGCCGGCGGCGATGAGGACCGCGCCTGCGGGAACCAGGCCCCAATCCGCCATGGAGAGATCGCCCGACATCCACAAAATCGCCCGCTTGAGCCCGTCGTTGCTCGAAACGGTCATGACGAGCAGAAGCAGGGCGGAGAAGAAAAAGCCCATGCCGATGCCGCCCAGCAGCAGGCGATCGGGTCTGAGGCCCTGGGGGCTGCGACCCAGGGCGGCCACCGCGGCGCAGGTGAGCAGTGCGCCGGCAAAGGCCAGAATGGGCACCGGCAAGGGCAGGGCGGTGGCCGTCATCAGGCCGAATGCCGCGGCCAGAGCCGCGCCGCTCGATATTCCCAGCACATAGGGGTCGGCTAGAGGGTTGCGAAATACTCCCTGAAGGATGGCGCCCGAGGCCCCGAGGGCCGCTCCCATGAGAAAGGCGACGAAGACGCGGGGCAGGCGCAGGGCGACCAGGATCTGCCAGTCCTCGGGCGTTATGTGCAGGGGGTTGATGAAGCGCGGCCCGCTCAGCACCGACAAAAGCGTCGCGAGCAGCACGGCGAGAATCAATACGGTCGTTTTGGCTGGGCTCATGGCGGGGCATGCTCCCGCCGCTCGTTGAGGGCGTGCGACAAATCGGCGATGCCCTCGGCGATCCGCGGCCCGGCGCGGTACAGGGCGTCATCGACGAAAATCAGGCGATCTTCCTGAATCGCCCCAAGACTGCCGAGGCGCTGCATGAGTCCTTCAGCAAGGGTCGCCATGGCGCCTTGGCCTTGCCCGAAAATAATCACCTCGGGCTTGCGACGCAGAACCTCCTCGACGGAAAAGCGTGGATAGCTGACTCCGGTGCCTGCGGCGATGTTGTCGAACCCCAGGAGGGTCAGCGCATCGTCGACCAGAGTGTCGGTTCCGGCAACGATGAGGGGCTCGGGCCAGATGACGAACAGCGCACGCTTGCGGTCGGCCGCCGGGACGGTTTCGGCAACTTGGGCGTGGCGCAGGATGGTCTTCTCCAGGTTCTGCGCCAGCCGCTCTGCCGCGGTCGGCGCTTGAAGATCCTTGCCCAGATCGCGGATTCCCTGGGGGATGTCTTCCATGCGCCGGGCGGTGAAGACATGGATTTTCACGCCGAGGCGTTCGAGCCGCTGCGCCACTTCGCGCGGGTTGCCGTCCATGGATAATACGACCAGGTCCGGCTTGAGGGCCAGAATCGCCTCCAGGGAGGGGTTGGACATGCCGCCCACCCGGGTGCGGCTGAGCGCCTTCTGCGGCCGGTCGCAGAAGGAGGTGACGCCCACCACCTGCTCGCCGAGGTCCAGGGCGAAAAGAATTTCGGTCATGGCCGGAGCCAGGGAGACGATGCGCTGCGGCGTGGCGGCCTGAAGCTGCGCGCCGAAAAGCACGAAGGCGGCGCACAGGCAGGCCGTGCGGAGGACGCCTGGGTCGTACCTGCGATGTTTTCTGCCGGTCTTGTCCGTCAAAGGCTCACCCTCAGGCCGCCGAAGGCGGCGAAGCCCGGCGTGCCGAAATCGCCGGCTTCCTCATAGTCTTTGTCGAAAAGATTGTCGATGCGGGCATAGACGCTCAGTGCCTTGGTTAGAGCGTAGGCGCCGCGTAGGTTGACGAGTCCGTAGGCGGAAAGGTCGCGCCCGGTGGAGGAGTCGAACCTTCTGGATACATAGATATGGTCCGCTCCCAGACTCACCGCAGAAAAAGTGTATTCCACCGACGACACCACCTTGGCGCGCGGCCGCAAGGGAAGCCGTGACTGGGCGTCGACATCGAGGGCATCCAGCCAGGTGTAGGAGCTTTGTATCAGCAAAGTGTCCAGAGGCCTTGCCGCGGCGGTCAATTCGAGTCCCTTGACACGTGCTCGACCGATATTGTCCGCCGTGAAGGTGGCGAAGTTGGTCTGGATGAGATCGCGGTAGCGCTGCTGGAACCAGGTAGCGCCTAGGGTGAGGCGTCCGGCGAAGAGATCCTGCTCCAAACCCACATCCCAGGCGGTGCTTTTCTCCGGCCTAAGGTCGGGGTTGCCGTAAAAGGGAAAAAACAGTTCGTTGAGGGAGGGGGCGCGAAAGCCGCTTCCGTGGTTGGCTCGGATGCGCAGATCCCGGGCGCGGAGGTGGTATAGCGCCCCGATGCGGTAGGTGAGTTCGTCGCCGAAGGTTTCGTGGTCGTCGTAACGCAGTCCCGCGTCGAGGATCAGGTTTTGATCCAAAAGCCGCAATTTGGCGTTGACATAACCGGCTTTATTGTCCACCGCCTCATCGAAGACCTCTTTGTTTTCAGCGGCTTCGCGCCGATAGGCGATGCCCCCGCTGAGAGTCAGCCGGTGGAGATCCACAACGTGTTGCCAATCAAGCTGACGGGTGAGGGTGTTGATGCGGGCATTGTTCCATAAGGTGTCGGGATCTTCTGATTTCAGCCGCTGTCCTGCCAGGGACAAGCCTAGGCTCTGTTCGTAATTGTCCAGAGGAAAAATCGTGCCTCTGAGGGCAATCAGATAGTCGTCGCGCCTCTGGATCCAGTTCAGGGCGTCCACCATTCCCACCCCCGCTTCGAAGTCGTCGAGCTCTGAACGGTCGTGGGCGTAGCGCAGATTGAGATCGAGGCTGGTGCGGGCCGATGGAGAATAGCCCAGCCGCGCGGAAAGCGTGGTGTTGGTATAGCCGTCGGGTTCCGTGCCGCTGCGCGCTGCTGAGATGCCTTGCGTATCGAACCAGGTGGCGCTGAGTCGGTAATCATGGCGCTCCGTGCCGCCGGAGAGGGATCCCGACGCCTTGCGCGTGGAAAACGAGCCGGCCTCCAAAAGGAGGTTTGTCTTGGGTGGGCCGGCCCCTTTGCGGGTGATGATGTTGACGACGCCGGCCATGGCTTCCGACCCGTAGAGAGTGCTTTGCGGTCCCTTGAGGATTTCGATGCGCTCGATATCGTCGGTCAGAAGTCCGCCCAGGTCCGCCGCGCCGGTAGAGGGGCTGTTCACCCGCACGCCGTCCACCAGCACCAGCACCTGGCGGCCGTTGCCGCCGCGCAGCAGCAAAGTGGCGTTTTTTCCGGCCCCGCCGTTTTGCACCACGAACAGGTCCGATCGGGTTCGAAGCAACTCGGTCACAAAGGGGGTTCCCCTTGACTCGATCTCATCGCGGGAGATGACCGTCAGGGATTGAGGCACGTCGGTTCGCGGTTCGTCCCAGCGGGAGGCGGTGACGACGATTTCCGGAAGATTGAAGGTCTGAGGTTGGGCGAAGGCCGGGGTGGATAGGGACAGGACGAACAACAGGCGAAAGATGCCCTTGAGCATGGATTAACCTCCCTCGAAGTTGTCGGACGGCGCGGTATTCCGGCTCAGGGCGACCTACTGACCCGCCTTCCCAGGAGAAATCCCAGTGGCTGTTCCCACGCGATCAGTGCGCGGGCGGGCGTTCGTTCCCATTACGGCTGCGGGGCAGCGGGGGCTTTACACCCCTCTTCCTCACATCCGTCCGTTTTGAAAATGGATCAAGTGCTTGTTGATAATAGATAAGGGCGCGGCAGTCAAGAAAAAGGACTAAAAGGGCAGGTTTTGAGCCGGAGGCTCAATGAGGTCCTTAAGCTTCCATTCATCGGAAAAAAAACGGCCGCAACCGCGCAGAACGTCCCCGTTGAGTTGCAACTCGGCGCGCGTGGGGAAACGTTCGCCGCTCATGCTGTCTTGGCAAGGCTCGCGGTCGATGCGTAGCTTCGCCTGAACCCCTTCGGTTTGCCCGAGGAACGAGACTGTGTTCGCGGAGGTATCCGGTTCGGGGTCCGTGGTTGCAAAGACCAATTCGCGACTGCCGTAGTCGAGAGTCAGGCGCATGGCCGGAGTTGCTCCCCCCTCGACTTCGGCGACCCATCCAGGTTCCTGGCCGATGGCGCGGTATTGGAGGCCGCGCTCGCGGGCCTCGGCCCAGGGGGAAGGGGCCTGCGTCGCCCGGCAGATCAGGGGCTCGTCGCCGTCCAGGCTCAGCAATGCTTCATCCCGCCCCTTGCTCCAGAATTCATTGTCCCTTTGATCCGCAAAGCGTGCACCCGAAGCTGCGACCACCGGCGCAAGGCGCAGGTCTCCCCGCCCCATGATCAAGAGCAGTTCGCCATTTTCAAGCAGGGTGTGAATGCGCAGGTCACCGCACTGATAGGTTTGTTCGGAAGCGGGGGACGGAGGCGGGGCCGCCGGCAGGGTGGGGCGGCAGGCGCCCAGCGTTGCTGCGAGTAGCGATAGGAGAATAAAAAGACGCACCCTGTGCCTCCGGCAAGGTAAGTGGGGGATTAAGGTACTGCGATTTCCAGGCCCAGGTCCTCCCATTCGGGAAAGCCGCCGAGGAAGGTGAAAACTTGTGCGTGACCGAGTCTTTGCGCCGCGACCGCGGCCTCGATGGCCAGACCTCAGGTGTAGCCTCGGCAATAGAAGATCAGCGGAATGCTCCGGTCTTGCGGCAGATGGATTTGGATGGCGCTGAATTGCTGGGGGGGGATGTTGATGGCCGTGGGCAGATGACCGCGGGCATACTCCTCGGTGGTCCGAGTGTCAACGATCAGGACATGTTGCTTTTGGTCCAGAAGGTTTTTCACCTCGCCCGCGGGTAGATTCGGGATGTTTTGTGCCCAGATGTTCGGGGCGGCAAGCAGAAGCGCTATCAGAACAAGGGCGTACCCAAAGTTTTTCATCAACTTCCTCCTTGGGACAGGGGGAAAAGAAAAAGGGGTCGGCAGAATGTCTGCGACCCCTTGTTTTCTTTTGGTGGAGCTAGGCGGGATCGAACCGCCGACCTCTTGAATGCCATTCAAGCGCTCTCCCAGCTGAGCTATAGCCCCTCAAACGAGGCCTGTTTATAGCAAAAGCCGAAAGGGCGAGTCAATAAAATTTTTTTGCTGCGTCAAATTGGGTGCGTTTTCGTTTGATCTTGGTTCGGCAAAGGGCGCAGAGGGTCTGGGATTGACAAGATCGTAGCTTAGGCTAACCTTATTCCATGAAACGATTTCAGAGGCTTATCCCATTTCTGCTGATTATTTCGCTGGCTGTTTCCATGCTCGTCTCCCAGGGGTTGAGCAGCCAGACGCCGACTGCGGCGACCGCGCGGATCAATGTCGTGCAGGTCGCCGATGTCATCAATCCGGTGGTCGCGCGGTTCATCAAGGATGAGATCGAGCGAACCAACCGCGAGGGCATGCACGCCTTTCTGCTGGAACTCGACACCCCCGGCGGTCTTGATACGGCCATGCGGGACATCATCCAATCCATTCTCAATTCCCAGGCTCCGGTCATCGTCTATGTGGCTCCGCGCGGCGCGCGCGCAGCCTCGGCCGGGGCGCTCATCACCCTGGCGGCGGATTTTGCCGCCATGGCTCCCGGCACCAACATCGGCGCGGCTACGCCCGTGGCCCTCGGTGGCGGTGAGCAGGACGACGCCATGATGGAGAAGGTGTTGCAGGATGCGGTGGCCTATGCCAAAAGCCTGGCCGAGCAGCGCGGACGCAACAAGGAGTGGGCCGAGCGCATCATTCGCGAGGGGCTTTCCTCCTCGGCGCGCGAGGCGCTGGAGCTACAGGTTATCGACATCATCGCCGACGATCGCGACGATCTTTTTGCCCAACTCGACGGTCGGCGTTATCTGCGTGCCGGGCAGTCCATGACCCTGGCGACCGCGCAGGTGGATCTGGTGTTTTCCGAAATGAACTGGCGCCAGCAGATCCTCACCGCCATCAGCAATCCCAACGTGGCCTATTTGCTGTTGATGCTCGGCTTTCTTGGGATTTTTTTCGAACTCTCCAACCCCGGCGCCATCGTTCCCGGCGCCATTGGCGCCATTGCCTTGCTGTTGGCCTTTTTCGGGTTGCAGACCCTACCGGTCAATTATGTCGGCGTGCTGCTGCTGTTCCTTGCGGTGGTGTTGTTCATGCTTGAGATCTATGTGTCTTCGTACGGAATGTTGACGGTGGGCGGCATATTGTCCATGGCCCTGGGGTCGCTCATGCTGATCGATACGGCCGAGCCTTACATGCAGATCTCGCGCGCCGTTATTTTCGCCACGGTGCTGGTCTGCGCGGGATTTTTCATCGTCGTTATCTATTTCGTTACCCGCACCCAGCGCCGGCCGGCCTTTTCCGGAACCGAAGGTATGGTCGGCGAACGTGGTCGCGCCGACTCGCCCATCGCGCCCGAGGGCCGGGTGTTCGTCCACGGTGAACTCTGGACGGCCGTTTCCAGCGAACATATCGCCGAAGGTGAGCCCATTGAAGTGGTCGGTATGTTGCCTGGTATGAAACTCGAGGTGCGCCGGATTAAATCCGAACGCTGATTCTTTTGTCCGCGCAAGGGACCTTTGCCTTCCGCCAGCATTTTTCTTAAGGAGGTCAACTTATGGATTTGCCCGTCAATATTTTCTGGCTGGTGATACTTGCTTTGCTGGTGGTCATTATCGCCAGCGCCATCCGCATGCTTTACGAGTACGAGCGTGGGGTGGTTTTTCGTCTCGGGCGTTTCTCCAGCGTAAAAGGACCGGGCTTGCGTTTCATCATCCCCGGTGTCGATCGCATGGTGAAGGTAAGCTTGCGCACCGTGGCCATGGACGTGCCGCCGCAGGACGTCATCACCAAGGACAACGTTTCGATCAAGGTGAATGCGGTCATCTATTTCCGCGTGGTCAGTCCCGATAAGGCCCTGATCGAGGTGGAAAACTATCTCTACGCCACCAGTCAGTTGGCCCAGACATCGCTGCGCAGTGTTCTCGGTCAGTCGGAGCTGGATGACCTGCTGGCCCATCGCGATCAGATCAACCAGCATTTGCAGGAGTTGCTCGATCGGCAGACCGACCCCTGGGGCGTGAAGATTTCCAACGTCGAAATCAAGCATGTCGACTTGCCCTCGGAAATGCAGCGCGCCATGGCACGACAAGCCGAGGCGGAGCGTGAGCGGCGCTCCAAGGTCATTCACGCCGAGGGGGAATTCCAGGCATCTCAAAAGTTGGCCGAGGCCGCCAGTATCATTTCCAAGGAAACCGGTGCCCTGCAACTGCGCTTCCTGCAAACTCTGACGGAGGTGTCGGCGGAGAAGAACTCCACGATTATCTTCCCCGTGCCTCTCGATCTGTTGACCCCGTTTCTGGACAAAATGAAGAAAGACAAAGAGGGGTGAGGAAATTTTTTGGATTCTTCCAGGCGGACCGTTGCGTCCGCCTTTTTTCTTGGTTGGCCCATCTCCTATGTGGGAAAAGATGCGAAGACGAGGATTTTTTTTGTGTTGTGATTTCAGGAGGTTGGAACTTAGAACGACATTCTAGCTTGACAGGCATGCGCCCCTTTGTTTAGATGCCACTGAAACGTCTACGACACGTAAGGTTTTAAAATTACTATAAAAATTTAGGCTCGTTAAAATGTAAATGCCTTTTATGGTGGCTTCCGTTCAACATTTTCACGGGCCGGCACGCATGGGGATGCCGGCAGGAGGAGGTTTAATGGCAGTAAAAAAATTCAAGAAGGTCATGGCGGCGAACCGGGGTGAGATCGCCATCCGTATTTTCCGTGCCTGCACCGAGTTGGGCATCAGCACGGTGGCGATTTATTCGGAGGAAGACAAGATTTCGCTGCACCGCTACAAGGCCGACGAGGCCTACCCGGTCGGCAGGGGCAAGAATCCCATCGATGCCTACCTGGCCATCGACGAGATCATCGACCTGGCCCGCAAGAAAGAGGTCGACGCCATCCATCCCGGCTATGGTTTTCTGTCTGAAAACGCCGAATTCGCCGAGGCTTGCGAGCGCGCCGGAATCACCTTCATCGGCCCGACGCCCGAGATTCAGCGCCGCCTGGGCGATAAGGTCAGTGCCCGTGCCGTCGCCATCGAGGCTGGCGTACCGGTGGTACCAGGCACCGAAAAGCCCATTGCCACCGAGGAAGAAGCACTGATTTTCGCCAAGGAGGCGGGGTATCCCATCATCGTCAAGGCGGCCGCGGGCGGCGGTGGACGCGGCATGCGCGTGGCCCGCAATCAGCGCGAACTGCTCGAGGGACTCAAGAGTGCGGCCTCCGAGGCCAAGGCATCCTTCGGCAACGAGGCGGTGTTTCTCGAGAAATACATCGAGCATCCCAAGCATATCGAAGTGCAGATCATGGGTGACACCCACGGCAACATCGTGCACTTCTTCGAGCGCGACTGCTCGATTCAACGGCGCCACCAAAAGGTGATCGAAATTGCCCCCTCCCTGAGCCTCTCCGCCGAGCAGCGCCAGGAAGTTTGCGACATGGCGATGAAAATCGCCCGTTCGGTGGATTACGTCAACGCCGGCACCGTCGAATTTCTGCTGGACCAGCAGGGTAAATTCTACTTTATCGAAACCAATCCGCGCATCCAGGTCGAGCATACCGTCACCGAGATGGTGACCCAGCGCAACCTGGTGCAAATCCAGATTCGCGTGGCCGAAGGTCATCAGCTGTCGGATCCGCAAATCGGCATCACCAGCCAGGATGACATTGAACTGCGTGGCTTCGCCATCCAGAGCCGCGTGACCACCGAGGATCCCAGCAACAATTTCGCCCCCGACTTCGGTACCATCAAGGTCTATCGCACCGCTGCCGGCTACGGGGTGCGTCTTGATGCCGGCCAGGGCTACGCGGGAGCCCAGGTCACGCCGCACTACGATTCGCTGCTGACCAAGATCACCGCCTTCGGGCGCGGCTTTCCCGACGCGGCGCGCACCATGCACCGCGCCTTGCAGGAATTCCGTATTCGCGGCGTCAAGACCAATATCGGCTTTCTGGAAAACGTCATTACCCATCCGACATTTCTGGCCGGCAAGTGCGATACCTCGTTCATCGACACCCATCCGGAGTTGTTTCAGATCCCGGTTAAGCGCGACCGCGCCAACAAACTGCTCTGCTTTATCGGGCATACGGTGGTCAACGGCTATCCCGGCATCAAACCGGAAAAAGCCCTGCGCTTTCGCGACCTGCGCGAAGCCGAGGTGCCGGAGATCCATTATGATACGCCCCGCCCGCGCGGCACCCGCGACATCCTGCGCGAAAAGGGTGCCGAGGGACTGGCCCAATGGGCGCTCAAAGAGAAAAAGCTGCTGATCACCGACACCACCATGCGCGATGCGCATCAGTCGCTCATGGCCACGCGCTTTCGCACCGCGGATCTGGATCGAATTGCCGAGGCGACCAGTGTTCTCGGCGGCGGCCTGTTTAGCTTGGAAATGTGGGGCGGCGCGACCTTCGATGTCTCCATGCGCTTTCTGCGCGAGGACCCCTGGGAGCGCCTCGATCGGCTGCGGGCCAAGATCCCCAATGTCCTCTTTCAGATGCTGCTGCGCGGCTCCAACGCCGTCGGCTACACCAACTATCCCGACAACGTGGTGCAGGAATTCGTCAAGAAGGCGGCCGAAAGCGG
Proteins encoded in this region:
- a CDS encoding class I SAM-dependent methyltransferase → MTGFKDHFSAAAKEYRAFRPTYPAELFAWLARIAPGRDAALDMGCGNGQVAVLLATHFRKVFAVDPSREQIRNAIAADNVEYRVAPAEATGLADGCVDLVAAGQALHWFDFERFYPEVRRLVRPTGGIFAAFTYGLIRMGGAVDAVIEGFYHEVLADYWPPERRHVDSGYQSLPFPFPEIAAPAFELVETWDLPRLVGYLTTWSAVKEYRQRTGSDPIPEVEAQLRQAWGAQPAREVCWPLALRVGRVNQGLNP
- a CDS encoding ABC transporter ATP-binding protein; translated protein: MDFSNDGRAQARLAFEQVCFGFGGKIFIENLTFEAAPGEMIGLIGANGAGKSTLLRLAAGLLKPWTGTVRVGGRPLAEHTDRERAGRLAYLPQSLDVHLPFRVAELVRMGNYPRMSAPRLSPEEALRIVGLERKGQAQLGQLSGGELRRAFIAMTLVQGAGCLLLDEPLAGLDLKYQAELLRLLREIVESSGVTVLMSLHDMAATLRFDRLLALKAGHLMAQGPAPAVLTESLMARLFDLAEHDAALFATGPHRT
- a CDS encoding FecCD family ABC transporter permease; translated protein: MSPAKTTVLILAVLLATLLSVLSGPRFINPLHITPEDWQILVALRLPRVFVAFLMGAALGASGAILQGVFRNPLADPYVLGISSGAALAAAFGLMTATALPLPVPILAFAGALLTCAAVAALGRSPQGLRPDRLLLGGIGMGFFFSALLLLVMTVSSNDGLKRAILWMSGDLSMADWGLVPAGAVLIAAGLTLALIRAKGLNALTLGDEIAHGLGFSPGTERLLLFIAASLMTAAAISLGGTVGFIGLLVPHAVRHWVGSDARFSVPAAALVGGALLCLADGAGRTLAAPLEIPAGVIAALIGAPCFLIILRKKGYGL
- a CDS encoding ABC transporter substrate-binding protein, which encodes MTDKTGRKHRRYDPGVLRTACLCAAFVLFGAQLQAATPQRIVSLAPAMTEILFALDLGEQVVGVTSFCDRPQKALSRTRVGGMSNPSLEAILALKPDLVVLSMDGNPREVAQRLERLGVKIHVFTARRMEDIPQGIRDLGKDLQAPTAAERLAQNLEKTILRHAQVAETVPAADRKRALFVIWPEPLIVAGTDTLVDDALTLLGFDNIAAGTGVSYPRFSVEEVLRRKPEVIIFGQGQGAMATLAEGLMQRLGSLGAIQEDRLIFVDDALYRAGPRIAEGIADLSHALNERREHAPP
- a CDS encoding TonB-dependent receptor plug domain-containing protein: MLKGIFRLLFVLSLSTPAFAQPQTFNLPEIVVTASRWDEPRTDVPQSLTVISRDEIESRGTPFVTELLRTRSDLFVVQNGGAGKNATLLLRGGNGRQVLVLVDGVRVNSPSTGAADLGGLLTDDIERIEILKGPQSTLYGSEAMAGVVNIITRKGAGPPKTNLLLEAGSFSTRKASGSLSGGTERHDYRLSATWFDTQGISAARSGTEPDGYTNTTLSARLGYSPSARTSLDLNLRYAHDRSELDDFEAGVGMVDALNWIQRRDDYLIALRGTIFPLDNYEQSLGLSLAGQRLKSEDPDTLWNNARINTLTRQLDWQHVVDLHRLTLSGGIAYRREAAENKEVFDEAVDNKAGYVNAKLRLLDQNLILDAGLRYDDHETFGDELTYRIGALYHLRARDLRIRANHGSGFRAPSLNELFFPFYGNPDLRPEKSTAWDVGLEQDLFAGRLTLGATWFQQRYRDLIQTNFATFTADNIGRARVKGLELTAAARPLDTLLIQSSYTWLDALDVDAQSRLPLRPRAKVVSSVEYTFSAVSLGADHIYVSRRFDSSTGRDLSAYGLVNLRGAYALTKALSVYARIDNLFDKDYEEAGDFGTPGFAAFGGLRVSL
- a CDS encoding MliC family protein, with the protein product MRLFILLSLLAATLGACRPTLPAAPPPSPASEQTYQCGDLRIHTLLENGELLLIMGRGDLRLAPVVAASGARFADQRDNEFWSKGRDEALLSLDGDEPLICRATQAPSPWAEARERGLQYRAIGQEPGWVAEVEGGATPAMRLTLDYGSRELVFATTDPEPDTSANTVSFLGQTEGVQAKLRIDREPCQDSMSGERFPTRAELQLNGDVLRGCGRFFSDEWKLKDLIEPPAQNLPF
- a CDS encoding rhodanese-like domain-containing protein → MKNFGYALVLIALLLAAPNIWAQNIPNLPAGEVKNLLDQKQHVLIVDTRTTEEYARGHLPTAINIPPQQFSAIQIHLPQDRSIPLIFYCRGYT
- a CDS encoding NfeD family protein, which codes for MKRFQRLIPFLLIISLAVSMLVSQGLSSQTPTAATARINVVQVADVINPVVARFIKDEIERTNREGMHAFLLELDTPGGLDTAMRDIIQSILNSQAPVIVYVAPRGARAASAGALITLAADFAAMAPGTNIGAATPVALGGGEQDDAMMEKVLQDAVAYAKSLAEQRGRNKEWAERIIREGLSSSAREALELQVIDIIADDRDDLFAQLDGRRYLRAGQSMTLATAQVDLVFSEMNWRQQILTAISNPNVAYLLLMLGFLGIFFELSNPGAIVPGAIGAIALLLAFFGLQTLPVNYVGVLLLFLAVVLFMLEIYVSSYGMLTVGGILSMALGSLMLIDTAEPYMQISRAVIFATVLVCAGFFIVVIYFVTRTQRRPAFSGTEGMVGERGRADSPIAPEGRVFVHGELWTAVSSEHIAEGEPIEVVGMLPGMKLEVRRIKSER
- a CDS encoding slipin family protein — translated: MDLPVNIFWLVILALLVVIIASAIRMLYEYERGVVFRLGRFSSVKGPGLRFIIPGVDRMVKVSLRTVAMDVPPQDVITKDNVSIKVNAVIYFRVVSPDKALIEVENYLYATSQLAQTSLRSVLGQSELDDLLAHRDQINQHLQELLDRQTDPWGVKISNVEIKHVDLPSEMQRAMARQAEAERERRSKVIHAEGEFQASQKLAEAASIISKETGALQLRFLQTLTEVSAEKNSTIIFPVPLDLLTPFLDKMKKDKEG